The genomic stretch CTCATCTTCACTAGGGTCATCTTCCTCCCCCAGAATGTGGAAAAGAGGCAGTAGAGTATAGCATTTATGGCTCTAAAGGGAAGGAAGGTGAGTGCCTGCCCCGATGCTGGTCACTTATGTAACATGGTGATTTCAAGTGCAAACCATTTGAGCCATACTGCCGAAATTCACCTTCTGGCTGCAACTCGGTGGTTTGGGGACTTTTGTCTAGTTATGTCATCTTActtgtttcatctgtaaaataaagataataatattgctACATGGCTCTTCAAACAGAACCTCTTATAGTAACCTCTCAATAAGtgtcagctttaaaaaaattattaaatgtacaGCCACTTGAGCTAAGAGATCTTGGAAAAGCTTGAGCTCACCTACTTAATCTGACAGTGTAGACCCAGAGGTGGAAGCTCTGAGCAGAGCCACTGTGGCTTCTGCATCTCAGGATTCCCTTCAGGGAAGAGGTCCAGGTTTTACCAACAGAAGCAGAGACAGGAGAGGGAAAGACATAGAAAAGGGACTGACTTAAGGATCTAAaagacatttggattatttttggTACCCCTTTCTACAGCAGATCCAGCTCTCATTCTGCAGTTACAGTTTAGTCTCATATTACACTTTGGGAGTTATAATCACTTGGACTGTGAAGATAGACCCATAGTGAGTGGTAAAAACCTTCCTACCAAAGTTCAAATCTCTCTCCTTGGATTCCTTTTCTAAGAATGGGAGATAGAGACTAAGAATGTGGTGGTGACGTTTCTTTCTAAGTGGTCCTGTTCTCTTGTCCCCTCAGACTTTCCTGCCCGACCAAAAAGAATGGCAGCCAAAAACTCTTCTGTGACAGAGTTTATCCTCAAAGGCTTAACCGACCAGCCGGGACTGCGGATCCCCCTCTTCTTCCTGTTTCTGGGTTTCTACATGGTCACCATGGTGGGGAACCTGGGCTTAATAACCCTGACTGGGCTGAACTCTCACCTGCACACTCCCATGTACTTCTTCCTCTTTAACCTCTCTTTAATAGATATCTGTTTCTGCACTACCAtcactcccaaaatgctgatgaGTTTTCTCTCAAGGAAGAACATCATTTCCTTCACAGGGTGTATGACTCAgctctttttcttctgcttctttgtcATCTCTGAGTCCTTCATCCTGTCAGCGATGGCGTATGACCGCTACGTGGCCATCTGTAACCCACTGTTGTACACGGTCACCATGTCTCCCCAGGTGTGTTTGCTCCTTTTGTTGGGTGCCTGTGGGATGGGGTTTGCTGGGGCCATGGCCCACACAGGAAGCATAATGAACCTGACCTTCTGTGCTGACAACCTTGCCAATCATTTCATGTGTGACATCCTTCCTCTCCTTGAGCTCTCCTGCAACAGCTCTTACATCAATGAGCTGGTGTTCTTTATTGTGGTGGCTGTTGACATTGGAATGCCCATTGTCACTGTCTTTATTTCTTATGCcctcatcctctccagcattctACACATCAGTTCTACAGAAGGCAGGTCCAAAGCCTTTAGTACTTGCAGTTCCCACATAATtgtagtttctcttttctttggttCTGGTGCTTTCATGTATCTCAAACCTCCTTCCATCCTGCCCCTGGAGCAAGGGAAAGTGTCCTCCCTGTTCTATACAATAATAGTCCCCATGTTAAACCCATTCATCTATAGCTTGAGGAACAAGGATGTCAAAGTTGCCCTGAGAACTTTGGGCAGAAAAATCTTTTCTTAAGAAAGGAGTAGTATTGGAGGAAGGAGATACAATGCTTTGCTCATTAGCGTGTGTTTTCAGTGAGATTCAAGgtccatttttttcctgtcttgtacagaaagagaattttaaatcTTTACATTTGGATGAGTGTTAagtgcacatattttctccctgtctctgctCCACCTCAGTTATTCCaagatttcttcattttatgCAAATTTTTCTATAATCATAGATCATTTAATCGTGAATTGGCCTTACACATTATTTAATCTAGCCTCTTCAATTAACACGTGTTGGAGACTCAGAAATATGTATGTTgctcaaggacacacagctacTTGGTGCCACAACTGGGACTGGGATCCAGGTGCTTGAATTccaagctgctttttttttctttatgtcattTTTTCATGCTTGATCGCTGCCCTTGCagatttccttttaaaagtatgaaaactTAACACATTAAAACCTAATTCTATTCATAGTAATTTAATGTGAcctctcaataaataatttttaaatatttcattttttttcaagaggATAGAAGGTGAAACATTTTCTTAAGTTGGTCTTTGCCAAATGAGAAGAGAGTTGTGTCAAGTTTGTAGTATGTGAGTGACATTGAGTTAAGATTGAGGTTGTGTGGAACCCTAGGAACCCAGTCTAGGGAATTAGGACGTCCATAGGATTAAGGGTTATAAAGATGCAGAGTAGAAATCGTACATTCATTTCAAGACTTAAAGAATCAGAATGTAGAGCTTTTTCAAGGGTTAGTTTGGGTGTTTGAGCTGTGACGGAGAAACATGTGGCTCAGCATAATCAACCAAGAGTCTGGAAGTTTTAGAGGCACAGTGAATAATGTTGAGAATGTAGTTAGTTATTAAAACAGCACTAAGCAGCTGATTATTAAAAGAGGCAATTTCCATTGAATTTTAAGTTACTGCAGACAGCACTCATATAAGCATATTTGGTAAAAGATAATTCATCCAAGACTGGGTTGTAAATCCACAACATATAATGATAATTATATAACACACCAGATCAATACACTTTGATCTAAATAATTTATTAGTAGCAAAGGAAGGTTCTTTGGATTAGCATTAATATGTTAAGTGCTGGGGAGACACTTTGATTTCTGAGCTTTTCCTTGGGAATATTCTCTTCTTTGGGAAAAAGGGAAGTTTAGATGAGGGTGTAGTTTTGTTCTTTGGTATGACACAAAGGGCTTGAAGTCATAagactgagtgtgtgtgtgtgtgtgtgtggtgggaaaGATTTTTCTTTAGTCAGAATGGAATAGGAAAGAGAAGTGAGTTCAGGAGACTTGTGGGTGGGCGTCTTGTGGGTGAGGTGAATAGGCTATTTGAGGTAGAGAGCAGATGAAAACAGCGATTCGTGAGGCACATGATGAAGTTGGTTTTGTATCCTGGCTCAGTTGCTTAGTAATtgtgtgattttgggcaaattacttaatgtctctaaatattaatttttttatttttgaaagtgaGGTAATGATTCTGACTTCGTGGGGTctttaaagaattaaatgcaAGGCACTTACTACATTTTAGTTATCACCCTGCAATAATTCTTTTACATCATTATCAGCACTTCCTTGAGTTTTTCCATGAGCTGAGACAAGTCACTTCATCTTCC from Nomascus leucogenys isolate Asia chromosome 15, Asia_NLE_v1, whole genome shotgun sequence encodes the following:
- the LOC100586643 gene encoding olfactory receptor 8B12 yields the protein MAAKNSSVTEFILKGLTDQPGLRIPLFFLFLGFYMVTMVGNLGLITLTGLNSHLHTPMYFFLFNLSLIDICFCTTITPKMLMSFLSRKNIISFTGCMTQLFFFCFFVISESFILSAMAYDRYVAICNPLLYTVTMSPQVCLLLLLGACGMGFAGAMAHTGSIMNLTFCADNLANHFMCDILPLLELSCNSSYINELVFFIVVAVDIGMPIVTVFISYALILSSILHISSTEGRSKAFSTCSSHIIVVSLFFGSGAFMYLKPPSILPLEQGKVSSLFYTIIVPMLNPFIYSLRNKDVKVALRTLGRKIFS